From Chiloscyllium punctatum isolate Juve2018m chromosome 36, sChiPun1.3, whole genome shotgun sequence, the proteins below share one genomic window:
- the LOC140460743 gene encoding uncharacterized protein isoform X1: protein MEKPEESCPVEKRWKCADGGKSFHFPPALEIHQRIHTGEGPFSCPECGKAFSKCSDLLRHQRSHTGERPFNCPKCGKRFTRASHLLRHQLAHTGERPFSCPECGKRFAQANNLLTHRRVHTGERPFSCPECGKAFNNSSSLLTHQRVHTGERPFSCPECGKAFSDSPNLLRHQRVHTGERPFSCPECGKAFSNSSNLLTHQRVHTGERPFSCPECGKAFSDSPNLLRHQRVHTGERPFSCPKCGKAFSSSPNLLRHQRVHTGERPFSCPECGKAFNNSSSLLTHQRIHTGERPFSCPECGKAFSNSSHLLTHRRVHTGERPFSCPECGKAFNNSSSLLTHQRIHTGERPFSCPECGKAFSNSSTLLRHQRVHTGERPFSCPECGKAFRHSPNLLRHQRAHTGERPFPCTDCGKAFSNSSHLLTHRRVHTGERPFRCPECGKDFTRSSHLQRHQRVHVPPQGGLKE, encoded by the coding sequence atggagaaacctgaggaatcctGCCCCGTGGAGAAACGGTGGAAGTGTGCTGATGGTGGAAAAAGCTTCCATTTCCCGCCTGCCCTGGAGATTCATCAGCGCATCCACACAGGGGAGgggccgttctcctgccccgagtgtgggaaggccttcagcaaatgctccgacctgctgaggcaccagcgctCCCACACGGGAGAGAGGCCCTTCAACTGCCCCAAGTGCGGGAAGAGATTTACCCGggcctcccacctgctgagacaccagctggcccacacgggggagaggccgttctcctgccctgagtgtgggaagagaTTTGCCCAGGCCaacaacctgctgacccaccggagggtccacacgggggagaggcccttcagctgccccgagtgcgggaaggccttcaacaattcctcttctctgctgacccaccagcgggtccacaccggggagaggcccttcagctgccccgagtgtgggaaggccttcagcgattcccccaacctgctgagacaccagcgggtccacacgggggagaggcccttcagctgccccgagtgtgggaaggccttcagcaattcctccaacctgctgacccaccagcgggtccacacgggggagaggcccttcagctgccctgagtgtgggaaggccttcagcgattcccccaacctgctgagacaccagcgggtccacacgggggagaggcccttcagctgccccaagtgcgggaaggccttcagcagttcccccaacctgctgagacaccagcgggtccacacgggggagaggcccttcagctgccccgagtgcgggaaggccttcaacaattcctcttctctgctgacccaccagcggatccacacgggggagaggcccttcagctgccccgagtgcgggaaggccttcagcaattcctcccacctgctgacccaccggcgcgtccacacgggggagaggcccttcagctgccccgagtgcgggaaggccttcaacaattcctcttctctgctgacccaccagcggatccacacgggggagaggcccttcagctgccccgagtgcgggaaggccttcagcaattcctccaccctgctgagacaccaacgtgtccacactggggagaggcccttcagctgccccgagtgtgggaaggccttcaggcattcccccaacctgctgagacaccagcgggcccacacgggggagaggccattcccctgcaccgactgcgggaaggccttcagcaattcctcccacctgctgacccatcggcgggtccacacgggggagaggcccttcagatGCCCCGAGTGCGGAAAGGACTTCACGCGCTCCTCCCACCTTCagaggcaccagcgagttcacgtaCCACCGCAGGGGGGATTGAAGGAATGA